In Sphingobacterium thalpophilum, a genomic segment contains:
- a CDS encoding Gfo/Idh/MocA family oxidoreductase produces MFNLNRRKFIQGAGAVLTLSALQVKGLSFKDAIKNFRVGLIGAGWYGKSDLFRLMQVRDVDVIAICDVDDNHLQEAGRLTAERQVSKKVPKLYRDYREMLANHKFDLILIGTPDHWHARQAIDAMRAGAHLYLQKPISVDVLEGDAIWRAARKYNRKVQVGTQRRSTAHLIDAKKRVVDSGLLGKVSHVEMCCYYHMRKNGNPPTQQVPEFLDYELWTGPAPLRAYDGLPHGSWWRTFMAYGNGITGDMGMHMFDTVRWLLQLKWPKSVSAKGGIYVQKEGKSTIADTQTALFEYEDLNCVWQHRTWGAATDPEYPWAFVIYGDKGTLKGSVMKYEFIPIGEGETIRKDVILEKETFPKDLEEHRIELHTAPATRRHMLDLLSAIENNHLPVTDIEEGYISTASCILANLSMQLNRPLIYDPTQKICINDPEATQLLQRGYRSPWQHP; encoded by the coding sequence ATGTTCAATCTAAATCGGAGAAAATTTATTCAAGGAGCGGGAGCAGTCTTAACTTTATCCGCTTTGCAAGTTAAAGGTCTGTCGTTTAAAGATGCGATTAAAAATTTTCGGGTCGGATTGATCGGTGCGGGTTGGTATGGGAAGAGTGATTTGTTCCGTTTAATGCAGGTTCGGGATGTTGATGTTATCGCCATATGTGATGTTGACGACAACCATTTGCAGGAGGCGGGGCGATTAACTGCTGAGCGCCAGGTTTCAAAAAAGGTTCCAAAGCTTTATAGAGATTATAGGGAGATGCTCGCTAACCATAAATTCGATCTTATCCTTATTGGCACACCGGATCACTGGCATGCAAGACAGGCTATAGACGCGATGCGTGCGGGGGCTCACCTTTATTTGCAGAAACCCATCAGTGTGGATGTACTTGAGGGCGATGCCATATGGCGCGCGGCTAGAAAATATAACCGGAAAGTGCAGGTAGGGACCCAACGGCGGAGTACGGCGCATCTCATCGACGCTAAGAAGCGGGTGGTCGATAGCGGCCTGCTTGGTAAGGTTTCGCATGTGGAGATGTGCTGCTACTATCATATGCGGAAAAATGGTAACCCGCCTACACAACAAGTTCCAGAGTTCTTAGATTATGAGTTATGGACAGGACCGGCACCTTTACGAGCTTATGATGGTTTACCGCATGGCAGCTGGTGGCGAACCTTTATGGCTTATGGAAATGGGATAACCGGCGATATGGGAATGCATATGTTTGATACGGTACGTTGGCTTTTGCAACTTAAATGGCCCAAAAGCGTGAGTGCCAAAGGTGGTATTTATGTCCAAAAAGAAGGCAAATCGACGATTGCAGATACGCAGACCGCTCTATTTGAATACGAAGATCTTAACTGTGTCTGGCAGCATAGGACATGGGGAGCAGCAACAGACCCTGAATATCCTTGGGCATTTGTTATATACGGTGACAAAGGTACTTTAAAGGGAAGTGTGATGAAATATGAGTTCATTCCCATCGGAGAAGGTGAGACTATCCGAAAGGATGTTATCTTAGAAAAAGAGACGTTTCCTAAAGATCTGGAAGAGCATCGAATAGAACTGCATACAGCTCCGGCAACGCGACGACACATGCTCGATCTTTTATCAGCAATTGAAAATAATCACCTACCTGTAACCGATATTGAAGAAGGCTATATCTCCACCGCAAGTTGCATATTAGCCAATTTGTCTATGCAGTTGAATCGGCCCCTGATTTATGATCCTACGCAAAAAATATGTATTAATGACCCTGAAGCAACTCAATTATTGCAGAGAGGGTATCGCAGTCCATGGCAACATCCGTAA
- a CDS encoding VOC family protein, which translates to MEKSKLLRMDNMGIVVESLDNAISFFSELGLHLEGRAQIKGEWAGRITGLGAQHVEIAMMVTPDGHSRLELSRFIDPAIIADHRNAPVNALGYLRAMFTVEDIDDVLRRLTDNHGAVLVGEVVQYENAYRLCYLRGVEGLLIGLAQPLYGNRYEAVKDSYRNNYKASDRN; encoded by the coding sequence ATGGAAAAGAGTAAGTTACTTCGAATGGATAATATGGGTATCGTGGTGGAGTCGTTGGACAACGCGATTTCGTTTTTTTCAGAACTTGGTTTACATTTGGAGGGAAGGGCACAGATTAAAGGGGAATGGGCAGGTCGAATAACAGGTCTCGGTGCTCAGCATGTGGAGATCGCCATGATGGTGACACCAGATGGGCATAGCCGATTGGAGCTTTCAAGATTTATTGATCCAGCGATAATTGCAGATCATAGAAACGCTCCGGTCAATGCCTTGGGGTATTTGCGGGCAATGTTTACCGTTGAAGATATCGATGATGTGCTGCGGCGGCTAACTGACAATCATGGAGCTGTGCTGGTCGGGGAGGTGGTACAATATGAAAATGCGTATCGTCTCTGTTATCTAAGGGGAGTAGAGGGATTATTGATTGGTTTAGCACAACCGCTGTACGGTAATCGATATGAAGCGGTAAAAGACAGCTATAGGAATAATTACAAGGCAAGTGATAGGAATTGA
- a CDS encoding IS110 family transposase, whose translation MKTAGLDVHKDSIFCAVFNGKHYSDVEVFETFSTGIRQLGAYLKAAGVLRVAMESTSIYWIPVWNILSEMGFDLMLVNPFLIKQLPGRKSDVKDAQWIAQLLHKDMLRGSFVPGERIQELRSYTRSYSKLQQRIVRMLTKMDNILVQAGIRLGSLVTDIGGKSMLSVIDALIAGERDAVRLSKLVYASKKNKENGKLAAALTGCMKEHHRFNLQMAKAEYDLLIKQSAEYIEKIEAICLRDFPRQSALLKTIPGVSRISSAVIIAETGADMKVFENSGKLSGWVGLRPKNDESAGKYKSTAITKGNRYLKPILVQVAWAASRCKGSYFKDKFNRLSIRKSSKKALIAIARKISVVVWNILKDLTPYNPALQVIYEPAKLDARIRYHQKEMERIAKLKP comes from the coding sequence ATGAAAACAGCAGGACTTGACGTGCATAAAGATAGTATTTTTTGTGCGGTATTTAATGGGAAGCATTATTCGGATGTGGAGGTTTTCGAAACCTTCAGTACGGGCATTCGACAGTTGGGAGCCTACTTGAAGGCTGCGGGTGTTCTCCGAGTAGCGATGGAGAGTACCAGTATTTACTGGATCCCGGTCTGGAATATTCTCTCTGAAATGGGCTTTGATCTGATGCTGGTGAATCCCTTTTTAATCAAACAGCTGCCCGGCCGCAAAAGCGATGTAAAGGATGCACAGTGGATTGCCCAGCTACTTCACAAAGATATGCTTCGCGGGAGTTTTGTGCCCGGTGAGCGAATACAGGAACTCAGGAGCTACACCCGTTCCTATAGCAAGTTGCAGCAGCGGATAGTCCGTATGCTTACCAAAATGGACAATATCCTCGTACAGGCCGGAATCCGTTTGGGTAGTCTTGTGACCGATATCGGAGGGAAAAGTATGCTGAGTGTCATTGATGCCCTGATAGCCGGGGAGCGTGATGCCGTACGTTTAAGCAAACTGGTCTATGCCAGTAAGAAGAACAAAGAAAACGGAAAGCTGGCAGCAGCACTAACCGGCTGCATGAAGGAGCACCACCGCTTCAACCTGCAGATGGCAAAAGCTGAATACGACCTGTTGATCAAGCAGTCTGCTGAGTATATAGAAAAGATTGAAGCTATCTGCCTGCGTGATTTTCCACGGCAGAGTGCCTTGCTAAAGACGATTCCCGGCGTTAGCCGTATCAGTTCCGCTGTGATCATCGCCGAGACCGGCGCAGACATGAAAGTTTTTGAAAACAGCGGTAAACTGAGCGGATGGGTCGGATTACGACCAAAGAATGATGAAAGCGCAGGGAAATATAAAAGTACAGCGATCACTAAAGGAAACAGATATCTCAAGCCAATACTGGTACAGGTTGCCTGGGCAGCAAGCCGCTGTAAAGGCTCCTATTTTAAAGACAAATTCAACCGTCTAAGTATAAGAAAATCCTCGAAAAAGGCCCTGATCGCTATCGCACGAAAAATATCCGTTGTTGTATGGAATATCCTAAAAGACTTAACCCCTTATAATCCGGCACTACAGGTGATCTACGAACCAGCCAAACTAGATGCCAGAATACGGTATCACCAAAAAGAAATGGAACGCATAGCGAAACTTAAACCATAA
- a CDS encoding TonB-dependent receptor plug domain-containing protein: MNKHQITFFISLMATTHSYAQQHVIQGTVKDKDSKQRLEEVNIRYQRGIKHSHTASNGTFSVQPGIFPDTLLLSRIGYLDQVYILKEAKFPIEIEMQKNEVQLSQIQVDAFNSSKTLSKVDLSKIPVNSAQDLLRKVPGLFIAQHGGGGKAEQIFLRGFDNDHGTDIAITADGIPVNMVSHAHGQGYADLHFIIPETVKDIDFGKGAYYADKGDLNTSGYVNFTTLDHLDHNLFKVEGGSFDSWRTEAMLNLLNNHEQNKYAYAAGEFNYSNGPFDIKQNFSRVNLFAKYNQWIDEKHYINLQGSIFSSGWNASGQIPERAVRQGLISRWGSIDSTEGGNTSRMNLAMQYRALISDQESWESNVYFSRYKFQLFSDFTFFLKDPIHGDEIEQVDNRYLYGIENKYNRQFHFDHSQLSWTSGFGLRVDDIKDLQLNHVYQRDELLDRLSHISGVEMNLHAYSNLDWRIGKWTINPALRVDHLIFNLHDKLKSDPAGQEASATRISPKLNFGYTFNHSAQIYLKTGMGFHSNDIRVVMEQQGKDIMPISFGADLGLIWKPTDNLFIQPALWGLYLQQEFVYVGDEAVVEPSGKTKRLGADLSLRYQATPWLYFDGDINYAYARAIDQPKGENYIPLVPSLTSTGGVSVKLPLGISANLRYRYMNTKPAKEDNSVRAKGYLVNDLLLNYGVGKWNFLLQAQNVFDTKWNEAQFETETRLRNEQQPVSELHFTPGTPFMVKAGLSYKF, encoded by the coding sequence ATGAACAAACATCAAATCACCTTTTTTATAAGCCTAATGGCTACTACACACAGTTATGCCCAGCAACATGTAATTCAGGGAACTGTGAAAGATAAGGATAGTAAACAGAGATTAGAAGAAGTCAATATACGTTACCAACGTGGAATAAAACATAGTCATACAGCATCGAATGGTACTTTTTCCGTACAGCCGGGAATATTTCCGGATACTTTATTGTTGAGCCGGATTGGCTATCTCGATCAGGTATACATCCTAAAAGAAGCGAAGTTTCCGATTGAAATCGAGATGCAAAAAAATGAAGTGCAGTTGAGTCAAATTCAGGTGGATGCATTCAATAGCAGTAAAACATTGAGCAAAGTTGATTTAAGTAAGATTCCGGTTAATTCGGCGCAAGATCTGTTACGAAAAGTTCCTGGGCTCTTTATAGCACAGCATGGCGGTGGTGGAAAGGCTGAGCAAATATTTTTGCGTGGATTTGATAATGATCACGGTACAGATATTGCCATTACTGCAGATGGCATTCCCGTTAATATGGTCTCTCATGCGCACGGTCAAGGATACGCAGATCTCCATTTTATTATTCCAGAAACGGTAAAAGACATTGATTTTGGCAAGGGTGCTTATTATGCAGACAAAGGCGATTTGAACACATCGGGTTATGTTAATTTTACGACCTTGGATCATTTGGATCATAATCTTTTTAAGGTTGAAGGCGGTTCTTTTGATTCCTGGCGTACCGAGGCCATGCTTAATCTGCTGAATAACCATGAGCAGAATAAATATGCCTATGCCGCAGGAGAGTTCAATTATTCGAATGGTCCTTTTGACATCAAGCAAAATTTTAGTCGTGTCAATCTATTTGCGAAATATAATCAGTGGATCGATGAGAAACATTATATCAATCTCCAGGGGTCCATATTCAGTTCGGGTTGGAATGCATCGGGTCAGATTCCGGAGCGGGCTGTTCGTCAGGGACTGATTAGCCGTTGGGGTTCGATTGATTCTACAGAAGGCGGGAATACATCCCGCATGAATTTGGCGATGCAGTACCGTGCGCTGATCAGTGATCAAGAAAGCTGGGAAAGCAATGTTTACTTCTCGCGCTATAAATTTCAGTTGTTTTCGGATTTTACTTTCTTTCTGAAAGACCCCATTCATGGCGATGAAATAGAGCAGGTTGATAATCGATACTTGTACGGTATCGAAAACAAATACAATCGCCAATTTCATTTTGATCATAGTCAGCTTTCTTGGACATCGGGGTTTGGGCTCCGAGTGGATGATATCAAAGATCTTCAACTGAACCATGTCTATCAGCGCGACGAATTATTGGATCGGCTTTCGCATATTTCGGGTGTAGAAATGAATCTTCATGCCTATAGCAATCTGGATTGGCGTATTGGAAAATGGACGATTAATCCTGCATTACGTGTCGATCACTTGATTTTCAACTTGCATGATAAGCTGAAAAGTGATCCTGCAGGGCAAGAGGCTTCTGCAACAAGAATCAGCCCAAAGCTGAACTTTGGATATACGTTCAATCATAGCGCCCAAATCTATTTGAAAACGGGTATGGGATTTCATTCCAACGATATCAGGGTGGTGATGGAACAACAGGGAAAAGATATTATGCCCATTTCCTTTGGTGCAGATCTTGGCTTGATCTGGAAGCCAACTGATAACCTTTTTATTCAGCCTGCTTTATGGGGGTTATACCTGCAGCAAGAATTTGTGTACGTCGGGGATGAAGCTGTTGTAGAGCCTTCAGGCAAAACGAAACGTCTGGGGGCTGATTTGAGTCTACGCTATCAAGCTACTCCATGGTTATATTTTGATGGCGACATCAATTATGCGTACGCGCGGGCAATTGACCAACCTAAAGGCGAAAACTATATCCCGCTGGTACCTTCTTTAACAAGTACAGGGGGAGTATCTGTGAAGCTACCGCTCGGCATTTCGGCCAATTTGCGCTATCGTTATATGAATACAAAACCAGCGAAAGAAGATAATTCGGTACGTGCTAAAGGTTATTTGGTCAACGATCTCCTGCTTAACTATGGCGTGGGAAAATGGAATTTTTTGTTGCAGGCCCAAAACGTATTTGACACCAAATGGAATGAAGCACAGTTTGAGACCGAGACTCGATTAAGAAATGAACAACAGCCCGTTTCTGAATTGCATTTCACCCCTGGAACACCTTTTATGGTAAAAGCTGGCCTGTCCTATAAATTCTAA
- a CDS encoding membrane protein, with translation MNTTLYALAITAITISFFHTASGPDHYLPFIVLSKSKKWSLGKTILWTIICGLGHVFSSVILGIIGVYLGWQLNKISWLQDVRGNVSSWALFIFGLGYLIYGIWKMSKKHSHKHFDVMGDEVYVHEHTHGKSTSGHHHHHQKTKVTPLVLFAIFVMGPSEPLIPLLFFSGAHRSMPEVITLISTFTITTVATMVGMVLLGIYGYNLLNTEKLDRYVHAISGAVLSICGAGMLFLGW, from the coding sequence ATGAACACAACACTTTACGCATTAGCTATTACAGCTATTACGATCAGTTTTTTTCATACTGCATCGGGCCCAGATCATTATCTGCCATTTATTGTATTGTCCAAATCGAAAAAATGGTCGTTGGGGAAAACCATATTATGGACCATTATATGTGGGCTTGGGCATGTTTTCAGTTCGGTCATACTGGGGATTATTGGCGTTTATCTTGGATGGCAGCTCAATAAGATCAGCTGGTTGCAGGACGTGCGCGGCAATGTTTCGAGTTGGGCACTATTTATTTTTGGACTTGGATATTTGATTTACGGGATCTGGAAAATGTCAAAGAAGCATTCTCATAAGCATTTTGATGTGATGGGTGATGAGGTGTATGTGCATGAACACACGCATGGGAAAAGCACATCAGGGCATCATCACCATCATCAAAAAACGAAGGTAACGCCTTTGGTATTATTTGCAATTTTCGTCATGGGACCATCGGAACCATTGATTCCACTTTTATTTTTTTCAGGTGCTCACCGCTCAATGCCAGAGGTGATTACACTGATTAGCACCTTTACCATCACAACAGTGGCAACCATGGTTGGGATGGTCTTGTTGGGAATTTATGGTTATAATTTGCTCAACACCGAAAAACTTGATCGATATGTACACGCTATTAGTGGTGCTGTCCTCTCAATTTGCGGTGCGGGGATGTTATTTCTGGGATGGTAA
- a CDS encoding DoxX family protein, translating into METIKSVAHWLSNAYYLYVFGYASLFKVFQKSAMMQSMQSLGFNKTWTIIIGIGELMGVVLLLIGLYNPQFKNAAVLLLFPFAVAAFTAHMAHQEYHHFYNSLLMCVLSIVLLATDKTFKIIL; encoded by the coding sequence ATGGAAACGATTAAATCAGTCGCTCATTGGTTGAGCAATGCGTACTACCTTTATGTATTTGGATATGCATCATTATTCAAAGTTTTTCAAAAGAGCGCCATGATGCAAAGCATGCAGTCCCTGGGTTTTAATAAGACTTGGACGATCATTATCGGAATAGGGGAACTAATGGGGGTAGTATTGCTCTTAATAGGTTTGTATAACCCGCAATTTAAGAATGCTGCAGTGCTGCTGTTGTTTCCATTTGCGGTTGCTGCGTTTACGGCACATATGGCGCATCAAGAGTATCATCATTTCTACAACTCCTTGCTGATGTGTGTACTTAGTATTGTGCTGTTGGCCACAGACAAAACCTTTAAAATTATACTTTAA
- a CDS encoding helix-turn-helix domain-containing protein gives MNPRKENSTNHINELYWKDRCGIAFTLATIGGRWKINILSYLLNEGKLRYSELRKRLVGISERMLIAKLKELEHDKLINRIVYQQVPPKVEYELTELGRSLEEILNLMDKWGEDNLPESML, from the coding sequence ATGAACCCGCGAAAAGAGAATTCAACCAATCACATTAATGAGCTATACTGGAAAGACCGTTGTGGTATTGCATTTACCTTGGCCACCATAGGTGGCAGATGGAAAATCAATATCCTTTCCTATTTGCTAAATGAAGGTAAACTCCGCTATAGTGAGTTGCGGAAAAGACTCGTGGGAATATCTGAACGTATGCTGATCGCCAAATTAAAGGAACTGGAGCATGACAAGCTGATTAATAGAATTGTATACCAGCAAGTTCCCCCAAAGGTAGAATATGAATTAACCGAGCTCGGCCGTTCGCTCGAGGAAATATTAAACCTAATGGATAAATGGGGAGAAGATAATCTCCCCGAATCAATGCTTTGA
- a CDS encoding DUF2891 domain-containing protein produces the protein MKKIIGLLCMSVAFVACQNNSAIKVNTSSNDQPLTLDSVQAKHLLSLPLHCIEVEYPNKLGQVLGSDGDLKAPRTLHPIFYGCFDWHSSVHGYWSIVHILKEFPNLDSSGEIRRQLNRNITAENVAVELDFFQDKNNKNFERTYGWAWLLQLQKELLTWEDADAKRWASNLEPLVKHVVKSYQEYLPKLVYPIRTGYHDNSAFGLSLSLDYARSTGNVTFEKSLMTNASRLYSQDKSCNISFEPSGSDFLSPCLEEALCMSMVLQQEDYRKWLKDFMPDLFNPDFNLEPGIVKDRTDGHLVHLDGLNFSRANCLNGIAKALPELSYLHRLANKHLKYSLPNITTKDDYMGSHWLGTFALYALSKH, from the coding sequence ATGAAGAAAATAATAGGGCTTCTTTGCATGTCCGTTGCTTTTGTTGCATGTCAAAATAATTCAGCGATCAAAGTAAATACGAGTTCAAATGATCAGCCTTTAACCTTGGATAGCGTTCAGGCCAAGCATCTGCTCAGTTTGCCACTGCATTGCATCGAAGTGGAATATCCCAATAAGCTGGGACAGGTACTCGGTAGTGATGGTGATCTAAAAGCACCGCGTACATTGCATCCAATTTTTTACGGTTGTTTTGACTGGCATTCTTCTGTACACGGGTATTGGTCAATTGTGCATATTTTGAAGGAATTTCCAAATTTGGATAGCTCAGGTGAAATTCGACGCCAATTGAACCGAAATATTACAGCAGAAAATGTGGCTGTTGAATTAGATTTCTTTCAAGATAAGAACAATAAGAACTTTGAGCGTACGTATGGCTGGGCTTGGTTGTTGCAGCTGCAGAAGGAATTATTAACTTGGGAAGATGCCGATGCAAAACGCTGGGCATCGAATCTTGAACCGTTGGTGAAACATGTGGTAAAATCGTATCAGGAATATTTGCCCAAATTGGTCTATCCGATCAGGACAGGCTATCATGATAATTCGGCCTTTGGCCTTTCGCTGTCCCTGGACTATGCAAGAAGCACGGGAAATGTGACGTTTGAAAAATCATTAATGACGAATGCTTCTCGTTTATACAGTCAGGATAAGAGCTGCAACATTTCTTTTGAGCCAAGTGGAAGCGATTTTCTTTCTCCTTGTCTTGAAGAAGCCCTTTGTATGAGTATGGTGCTGCAACAGGAGGATTACCGTAAATGGTTAAAGGATTTTATGCCAGATCTGTTTAATCCCGATTTCAATTTAGAACCAGGAATCGTGAAAGATCGAACCGACGGACATTTGGTCCATCTGGATGGACTTAATTTTAGTCGCGCCAACTGTTTAAACGGTATCGCCAAAGCGCTGCCTGAATTAAGTTATTTGCATAGGTTGGCGAATAAACATTTAAAGTATTCTTTGCCCAATATTACAACCAAGGATGATTACATGGGGTCACATTGGTTAGGTACTTTTGCACTCTATGCACTATCAAAGCATTGA
- a CDS encoding Sir2 family NAD-dependent protein deacetylase, producing the protein MEKKNIVVLTGAGISAESGIPTFRDANGLWEGHDVMEVASIEGWHKNPALVQEFYNLRRKAALVAQANAAHHALVKLESAYRVSIVTQNVDLLHEQAGSSHIVHLHGRLDQSKSSVDDRLVYPIVGDEIKMGDLCEKGSQLRPNIVWFGEAVPAIEEAISLVSKADILIIVGTSLQVYPAAGLKEFAPSHCKSFLIDKKIPHDNALRNIQCIGESATIAVPELVEQLLN; encoded by the coding sequence ATGGAAAAGAAAAATATCGTTGTATTGACGGGGGCCGGTATTTCGGCTGAAAGCGGTATACCTACCTTTAGGGATGCCAATGGATTGTGGGAAGGACATGACGTCATGGAAGTTGCTTCCATTGAAGGTTGGCATAAAAATCCAGCCTTGGTGCAGGAGTTTTATAATCTGAGACGGAAAGCCGCTTTGGTCGCACAGGCAAATGCGGCTCATCATGCGCTGGTAAAATTGGAATCAGCATACCGGGTGAGTATTGTGACGCAGAATGTAGATCTACTACATGAACAGGCAGGTTCATCCCATATCGTTCATTTGCACGGACGCCTGGATCAGTCGAAGTCATCTGTCGATGACCGTTTGGTGTATCCCATTGTTGGTGATGAGATCAAAATGGGTGATCTTTGTGAGAAGGGTAGTCAGCTGAGGCCAAATATAGTCTGGTTTGGAGAGGCTGTGCCGGCCATTGAGGAAGCGATAAGCCTGGTTTCGAAGGCCGATATTTTGATTATTGTGGGGACCTCCCTACAGGTTTATCCCGCTGCGGGACTTAAAGAATTTGCGCCTAGTCACTGTAAATCGTTTTTAATTGACAAAAAGATTCCTCATGACAACGCTTTACGTAATATACAGTGTATTGGAGAATCGGCGACCATAGCTGTTCCTGAACTGGTAGAACAATTACTTAATTAA